One window from the genome of Kluyveromyces marxianus DMKU3-1042 DNA, complete genome, chromosome 3 encodes:
- the BUD31 gene encoding U2 snRNP complex subunit BUD31, with protein MPRIKTNRTKKAPEGFDKISNTLDEFAIQLKEVQNQKGSKLSSKDTESTWRVFQIHHERSRYIYTLYYKRKAISKELYEWLLREKYADKLLIAKWKKKGYENLCCLNCIQSDKTVNGKTCICRVPRATLKDTAAKNNEPVTFQQCVHCGCSGCASTD; from the coding sequence ATGCCTCgaattaaaacaaacagaacCAAAAAGGCACCAGAAGGGTTCGACAAGATATCCAACACGCTGGATGAGTTTGCCATTCAGCTCAAAGAAGtccaaaaccaaaaggGGTCAAAACTCTCCAGTAAAGACACTGAGTCAACGTGGCGAGTGTTCCAAATACATCACGAGAGAAGCAGGTACATATATACTCTATACTATAAACGCAAAGCTATTTCAAAGGAACTCTACGAGTGGCTCCTAAGAGAAAAATACGCAGACAAGTTATTGATTGcaaaatggaagaaaaagggcTACGAGAATTTATGCTGCTTAAACTGTATTCAGTCCGACAAAACGGTGAATGGGAAGACGTGCATATGTAGAGTACCAAGAGCAACTCTAAAAGACACAGCTGCTAAGAACAACGAGCCTGTCACTTTCCAGCAATGCGTACATTGTGGTTGCTCCGGATGCGCATCCACAGACTAA
- the HCM1 gene encoding Hcm1p, translating into MSRTENERQPLKEVGVNRKRLHSQMSSGSVEESRKTTSKSAEAYDIDQGALTPPHSFVHRSSISESRTPNDKAIKTNPLSPELSSPIKPQRAKKMKSDQGRSSGMNTVEEFLEHLSDESRVAALQDPNRKPPYSYAMMIVLSILQSDTGKLTLSQIYYWISSHFPYYKPKDAGWQNSIRHNLSLNEAFVKGGKSLDGKGHFWEIKPGYESRFLKNEENFSIEDFKMKLRRFKNISLEDSDDSLAVCSSTKSSSSNSSSNSTSSKSKRKGKGSSTSVENDKSNNFGDCCDTSVDQISDCEDDRNSLINIPSSPRQSHFSNSEKDGHYTRQYQTIDKDYPYYEEESIMKRQGSAHLGTSLKFHTRAANMYNHEYDDLMAATMSSPKFKKYTCSFNTSFEPASPMTKLQLPMSQIAQSNIKTPVRDFSSTPLKFNILATPKDCNRELINPLTSTKAWQSPSRLFEDYYASPVFFKNVVAHSIDDRMKQYETEKICIESPRKLSLKGQQSYGVSNPAELIDHSKYSSNALFGVDVCSVWKRVIAHCNNDELVEENESKDTLAPPFDGMS; encoded by the coding sequence ATGAGTAGGacagaaaatgaaagacaACCCTTGAAGGAGGTCGGGGTCAATCGTAAACGGCTCCACTCTCAAATGTCAAGTGGTTCGGTAGAAGAGTCGCGGAAGACCACTTCTAAAAGCGCTGAGGCGTACGATATAGATCAAGGCGCTTTAACACCTCCGCACTCTTTTGTTCATCGTTCTAGTATATCGGAGTCCAGGACTCCCAATGACAAAGCCATCAAGACAAACCCATTGTCCCCGGAATTATCCTCGCCTATCAAACCCCAACGGGCtaagaaaatgaagagcGATCAAGGTAGAAGTAGTGGGATGAACACCGTGGAAGAATTCCTAGAGCACCTATCAGACGAGTCGCGTGTCGCGGCACTGCAAGACCCCAATAGAAAACCACCATACTCATATGCCATGATGATTGTGTTGTCTATTTTGCAGTCGGATACTGGTAAACTGACTCTTTCACAGATATATTACTGGATCTCATCGCATTTCCCATACTATAAGCCTAAGGATGCAGGTTGGCAAAACTCTATTAGACACAATTTATCGTTGAACGAGGCGTTCGTGAAAGGAGGTAAGTCTTTAGATGGAAAGGGCCATTTTTGGGAAATTAAGCCCGGATATGAATCTAGGTTCCTGAAAAACGAGGAAAACTTTTCGATCGAAGATTTTAAAATGAAGCTACGGAGGTTCAAAAATATCTCTTTGGAAGATTCAGACGATTCTCTGGCCGTTTGTTCATCCACAAAGAGctcatcttcaaattccTCTTCCAATAGTACATCAAGTAAATCGAAAAGAAAGGGGAAAGGTTCATCAACTTCGGTTGAAAACGATAAAAGTAACAACTTTGGTGATTGCTGTGATACTTCTGTAGATCAAATCAGTGATTGTGAAGATGATCGCAATTCGCTAATTAACATACCGTCATCGCCAAGACAATCTCATTTTTCCAACTCGGAGAAGGATGGTCACTACACCAGACAGTATCAAACAATAGATAAAGACTATCCATATTACGAAGAGGAGAGTATTATGAAACGTCAAGGATCGGCGCATTTAGGCACATCTTTAAAATTTCATACTCGGGCTGCTAACATGTATAACCATGAGTATGATGATTTAATGGCCGCGACAATGTCTTCGCCAAAGTTTAAGAAATATACGTGCTCATTCAATACATCTTTTGAGCCTGCTTCGCCGATGACAAAGTTACAGCTCCCGATGTCACAAATAGCTCAGTCGAATATCAAAACACCTGTTCgtgatttttcttctacGCCACTGAAATTCAATATCTTAGCTACTCCAAAAGACTGTAACAGAGAGCTAATCAATCCTCTGACATCAACAAAAGCCTGGCAAAGTCCATCTCGTCTCTTTGAGGACTATTACGCATCTCCAgtgttcttcaaaaatgttGTAGCGCATTCAATTGATGATCGTATGAAACAGtatgaaacagaaaagatCTGCATTGAGTCCCCTCGAAAACTCAGTCTGAAAGGACAGCAGTCGTATGGTGTCTCAAATCCGGCAGAATTGATAGACCACTCTAAATACTCCTCAAATGCCCTTTTCGGTGTTGATGTCTGTTCCGTCTGGAAAAGAGTAATTGCACACTGCAACAATGATGAACTTGTAGAGGAAAACGAAAGTAAAGACACCTTGGCTCCTCCATTCGATGGAATGAGCTAG
- the RAD18 gene encoding E3 ubiquitin-protein ligase RAD18, with protein MKRLTSPENVSNPRDFLETKVPELSDLDSLLRCHICKDFLNTSVLTPCGHSFCSICIRKYLQQESKCPLCLTELTESMLQKEFLVQEVCASYTKLREKLLNQLTLPVDIERSKSEEIVLPDDDISTDVEVVGQKIPSYSAVSSPNINKKRKSSGITSLLMKKPDMRHVKTAQCPICLKYLPLSELEGSHIDKCLNQETSLERSDSFEILEEQTQPPKPQEKVSEEVISYHNDRYLNSGFKQRKENRLPRLDFQSLSTAQLKQKLSSLGIPYIGSKQQMIARYKHYEMLWNSNFLDSIEPVDETELKRRLASWENSHNLDHPTNSTSITNLIRGGRRDNLASSMLKSFKTDKFDRKGWMHYHASTFKELKTEAMASKNQTKAEENRDNESKDE; from the coding sequence ATGAAAAGACTTACTTCGCCGGAAAATGTCTCGAATCCTCGTGATTTTCTAGAGACGAAAGTACCAGAACTTTCAGATCTTGATTCATTACTTCGATGCCATATTTGTAAGGACTTTTTGAACACATCTGTTCTAACGCCATGTGGTCATAGcttttgttccatttgTATTAGAAAATACCTGCAGCAAGAAAGCAAATGTCCTTTGTGTCTTACCGAGCTAACCGAGTCAATGCTTCAAAAGGAATtccttgttcaagaagtttgtGCAAGTTACACTAAACTGCGAGAAAAGCTACTAAATCAATTGACACTACCAGTAGATATAGAACGCTCAAAAAGCGAAGAAATAGTATTAcctgatgatgatatttctACGGACGTTGAAGTTGTTGGCCAAAAGATACCGTCTTATAGTGCAGTCTCCTCGCCGAACAttaataaaaagagaaagtcCAGTGGTATAACATCCTTGctaatgaagaaacctgATATGAGGCATGTCAAAACTGCACAATGTCCTATATGTTTGAAATACCTTCCTCTGTCGGAATTGGAAGGTTCTCATATTGATAAGTGTCTGAACCAGGAGACGTCTTTAGAACGATCAGACTCTTTTGAAAtcttggaagaacaaactCAACCACCAAAACCACAGGAAAAGGTATCAGAAGAAGTTATCTCATATCATAACGACAGGTATTTAAATTCAGGCTTTAAGCAACGAAAGGAAAATAGACTACCGAGGTTAGATTTCCAATCACTTTCTACAGCacaattaaaacaaaaattgtCGAGTCTTGGAATTCCTTACATTGGAAGTAAGCAGCAAATGATTGCGAGATATAAACACTATGAAATGTTATGGAATAGCAACTTCCTAGACTCGATAGAACCAGTTGATGAGACCGAATTGAAGCGTCGGTTGGCTAGTTGGGAGAACAGCCATAACCTAGACCATCCCACAAATAGCACCAGTATCACAAACTTAATAAGAGGGGGTCGGCGTGATAATCTGGCGAGCTCGATGTTGAAATCTTTTAAAACTGACAAATTTGATAGAAAAGGGTGGATGCATTATCATGCCTCTACTTTCAAAGAGTTGAAAACAGAAGCCATGGCATCTAAGAATCAAACAAAGgcagaagaaaacagagaTAATGAATCTAAGGACGAGTAA
- the SED4 gene encoding GTPase-activating protein SED4, which produces MGKDTESTIYNIGYPIYGAKFLNDSTLLVAGGGGEGNNGIPNKISALKIDFTKKKIVKRFRELSLDDKDDSPTTLDCSNNVILVGCNEGSEKIKSGQGNNHLRKYVYHNEHLKFVASIDLDGSTKPEDYTKLTCISSDASVAAIASSKVPTIIRIVNPANLRETYEVETGNDVKDLHFSPDGKVLSYITASTLEVMSVVTGNFIVRKTDFDSNWTMSKIRFIDQDNVIIAATLTKGTGIVLIKVSLKSGVAKVVKSKLITNKFKGATSLDVDPSGRLVAIAGNENSVVVVTLRNLRVVKFMKQVHSFAITRLVFSPDSKLLASVSAANTVHILKIPPTLATSQSLMESTMVFFTNAIIVAIVAALAYYGKEHNLHIKALHFAQTQYKKLTEKNDSSNYFVLHEYPEQTTLVGAVHTSHTPSLSYKETTISFSPEMTVGPHQTSADDFISYTTDSSIIDINTTLNQLSNEEDVSKDNTEQASSTILANSAEKSSEPSLSSSSTTSISTGKVKKEEKLIGSSSAAKDSAVKKASSSEESDQEDTVTLVVESAKKSTEIDLTPTPSQFNATDIEKREETVAHEVVSQKKTDDDKSSPDTENTINDDLANADEDIAPSSEPEEISEVVVDIPIERTLNLINEENTIATQPVNRSSKQEENLTKESNNNIEVETPIIRADSSSTSATKTSVETNDVENISTESSVVEASIVETTSVETTSVETTSVETTSVETTSVETTSVETSSEEPSAEESSTMKTTSVEHSTVETTNVQTSTVEASSSETSAMESSAEESSTVESSVEEASAVESKNLKSSTVESSVEDASALESKTLESSAVETTSTEASVVETSTTDTTSTMISEATSDILEKHAESVSPTVPVTDESFEVDEQIVTITEVVAHEIEAESSVTGQLLSGSVNSMISEMSEALTPSQEDITSIIIEDEYSLQSTTTQSPTNKITDSLESSEEDFIDSSASTLDLDASSTLEGDIEAETVTKTETETAKASEVYIQDEL; this is translated from the coding sequence ATGGGTAAAGACACCGAGAGCACCATCTATAATATAGGGTATCCTATATATGGAGCGAAGTTTTTGAACGACTCCACTCTTTTGGTTGCTGGTGGGGGAGGAGAAGGGAACAACGGTATCCCCAACAAGATATCTGCCCTAAAGATCGACTTcacgaagaaaaaaatagtcAAGAGGTTCCGAGAATTGAGTCTAGATGATAAGGACGATTCTCCAACAACACTAGATTGTTCTAATAATGTTATCTTGGTTGGGTGCAACGAGGGCTCGGAAAAAATCAAGTCTGGTCAGGGAAATAATCACTTGAGAAAGTATGTGTACCACAACGAACATTTGAAGTTTGTTGCCAGCATTGATCTTGATGGATCTACAAAACCTGAAGATTATACGAAATTGACATGTATATCATCTGATGCTTCTGTGGCTGCGATTGCTTCTTCTAAGGTGCCTACAATCATCAGAATCGTCAATCCAGCAAATTTGAGAGAAACCTACGAGGTCGAAACAGGGAACGACGTCAAGGATTTACATTTTTCGCCAGACGGAAAAGTTTTGAGCTATATCACTGCTTCAACATTGGAAGTTATGTCAGTTGTTACGGGAAATTTCATTGTGCGGAAAACTGACTTTGACTCTAACTGGACCATGTCCAAAATCAGATTCATCGACCAGGATAACGTCATAATTGCGGCCACATTGACTAAGGGTACCGGCATTGTTCTAATTAAGGtatcattgaaaagtgGTGTTGCAAAGGTTGTTAAATCGAAACTTATCACCAACAAGTTTAAAGGTGCCACCTCACTGGATGTAGACCCTTCAGGGAGGTTAGTAGCAATTGCCGGTAACGAAAACTCGGTTGTTGTGGTGACACTAAGAAACTTACGCGTTGTGAAATTCATGAAGCAGGTGCATAGCTTTGCAATCACAAGACTAGTCTTTTCTCCAGATTCAAAACTCTTGGCCTCTGTATCTGCAGCTAATACCGTTCACATTCTAAAAATTCCACCAACTCTTGCCACATCTCAATCACTGATGGAATCTACTATGGTGTTCTTCACAAATGCAATCATAGTGGCTATTGTTGCGGCATTAGCCTATTATGGCAAGGAACATAACCTACATATCAAGGCATTGCATTTCGCTCAAACTCAGTACAAAAAGCTAACAGAAAAGAACGATTCCTCAAATTACTTTGTATTACACGAGTATCCAGAACAAACAACTCTTGTTGGTGCCGTTCATACATCTCATACACCTTCCTTATCTTACAAAGAAACCACAATATCCTTTTCACCAGAAATGACCGTGGGTCCCCATCAAACATCTGCTGACGACTTTATTTCTTATACGACCGACTCGTCGATCATCGATATAAATACCACTTTGAATCAGTTGTCAAACGAGGAAGATGTTTCTAAAGATAACACTGAACAGGCGTCTTCCACAATTCTTGCAAACTCTGCTGAAAAATCTTCTGAACCATCTCTTAGTTCAAGTTCAACCACAAGTATCTCTACGGGAAAGgtaaaaaaggaagagaaacttattggatcttcttcagcagccAAAGACAGTGCAGTTAAAAAAGCTTCTTCCTCTGAAGAGTCCGATCAGGAAGATACTGTCACTTTGGTTGTGGAGTCGGCAAAAAAATCGACAGAGATAGATTTAACCCCAACTCCTAGTCAATTCAATGCCACTGATATAGAAAAAAGGGAAGAGACTGTCGCACACGAAGTTGTTTCTCAGAAAAAAACTGACGATGATAAGAGTTCTCCTGATACTGAAAACACTATTAATGATGACCTGGCTAATGCTGATGAAGATATAGCACCATCTTCtgaaccagaagaaatttCAGAAGTCGTTGTAGATATCCCAATTGAAAGAACTCTAAACCTAATAAATGAGGAAAATACCATCGCAACACAACCTGTCAATAGATCCTCCaagcaagaagagaatTTAACCAAAGAGagtaacaacaacatcgAAGTAGAAACTCCAATCATTAGAGCTGACAGTTCCAGCACTTCTGCGACGAAAACTTCTGTTGAAACTAatgatgttgaaaacaTTTCTACAGAAAGTAGCGTTGTGGAAGCTAGTATCGTAGAAACTACCAGCGTAGAAACTACCAGTGTCGAAACTACCAGTGTCGAAACTACCAGTGTAGAAACTACCAGTGTAGAAACTACCAGTGTCGAAACTAGTTCTGAAGAACCTAGCGCGGAAGAAAGTAGCACCATGAAAACTACCAGCGTAGAACATAGTACCGTGGAAACTACCAACGTACAAACAAGTACTGTGGAAGCAAGTTCTTCAGAAACTAGTGCTATGGAAAGTAGTGCTGAGGAAAGTAGTACCGTGGAAAGTAGTGTCGAGGAAGCCAGTGCTGTAGAAagcaagaacttgaaaagtAGTACCGTGGAAAGTAGTGTTGAGGATGCCAGTGCTTTAGAAAGCAAGACCTTGGAAAGTAGTGCTGTGGAAACAACTTCCACGGAGGCTAGCGTTGTGGAGACTAGTACTACAGACACAACATCCACAATGATATCAGAAGCTACATCTGATATTTTGGAAAAGCATGCAGAGAGCGTATCTCCAACAGTACCAGTTACAGATGAAAgttttgaagttgatgagCAAATTGTTACTATTACTGAGGTCGTGGCTCACGAAATAGAAGCAGAGTCTTCTGTAACTGGGCAATTGTTATCAGGATCTGTAAACTCGATGATCAGTGAAATGTCGGAGGCATTGACCCCATCTCAAGAAGATATTACTTCAATAATCATCGAAGATGAATATTCATTGCAATCTACAACTACCCAGTCACCAACTAACAAAATTACAGATAGCCTGGAATCATCTGAAGAGGACTTTATCGATTCTAGTGCTTCAACATTGGACCTTGATGCATCATCAACCCTAGAAGGAGATATTGAGGCAGAAACCGTAACGAAAACCGAAACTGAAACGGCGAAAGCATCAGAGGTGTACATTCAGGATGAATTATAG